The Ornithinibacillus sp. 4-3 region CGTTCGTGCTCTGTAAATTGGATTGGATATTCTTTCAATTCACCAGCTTCTAATTCCGATTCTCTAACCGTAGTAGGATCCAAAAATAAACCTATCGAAGTTTCCATTTCACAAGCATGCCCATATCTCTCAGATGTCACTTGATTTCTTGTTTCATTTGATATTAGATTTAAATATAATAAACTACTGATTTTCACTTTGAATTCATATCTAATCACATTTACTACACTAGATAGAGTTGGTTGATTACCACCATGACCATTCAATAAAATAAAAGAATTTAAGCCATGGCGTTGCATGCTTTTTATATAGTCAACAATAACCAATTGTAATGTTGCTGGGCTTATCGTCATGCTCCCAGGGAAATTCATATGATGATAAGAGATTCCTACTGGAATAGATGGTAGAACAATCAAATCTGGACGCATTTTTTCAGAGATTAATTTGGCTACCTCTTCTGCTAATCTAAGATCAGTTTCTAATGTCATATTTCTACCATGTTGTTCTGTTGAACCAATTGGAATAATCCCTACTTTTACTTCTTCAAGTGCGTTTTTAGCTTCAAACGTTGTCATCTTACTTAATCGTACATCCATTGATTACAATCCCCTTTCATTTTACTTAGACTTTGTATGCATTAATGAAGTTAATTTAGTAATTATCATAGCTACTTCACTTTCTTCTAAATGCAAGGGATTTATTATAAGAGCTTTACTATCCGAAGATAAATTTATAATGATTGGATTTTTTCCTTTTTCTAATTCATTTTTATAAAATTTGGCCCTCATGGAGTCATCAAATTCAATCTTAAGACGTGAATAATCTTGTCCATGGTGAGCTGGGTATATCTTATTCAGTGAAACATCTGGTATGCTCTTCTCAATTTTCTCAATCATATAATCTAACATGTTTTCCTGTGACTTTTTTTCCTTGGCATGATCTAATTTCAAGTATCTATCCAATGCATAAAAAATTCCTATCATCTCTTCTTTACCAACCTTCATTGGTCTACCGATAGACTTATTAGGGCTTGAGTTTAATCTACAGTAATTAATCCATGTTTCTTTTCCCAAGATCAATCCTGATGCTTGTGGACCTCTTAGCGTTTTCCCACCTGAAAAAACAACTAGATCAGCTCCTTGTTTAGTATAAAACCATAGATTGGATACTGGTGGTAAATTAGCCGCAGCATCAACAATTAGAGGTATCTCAAATTTTTTAGCTATTTCTACTACTTCTAAAAACGGTATTGCTTTACTTTCATAAAAATCACCCGCAAAATATACTATACAAGCGGTTTCTCTTGAAATGGATGATACAAGATCTTCTTTATTAGATTCAATTTCTATTAATTTTGCTCCACTCAATCTAATTGCATTATCATAATTATTCCTCTGTGCCTTAAACATAATAGCTTCATTTTTTGGTATCTGATCAGTAGAAGGTAATTGTTGAATAAATTTTTCATTTCCTCGTGTGATACAACCCGCTACACTAATAGCTAAACCAGCTGAAGCCCCATTTGTGATAAGACAAGAGTCATTATTTGTCATCTGAGCAATTCTTTCACTCAATTTAATTTCTAACTCTGCTATTTTTACAAAATACGGACTAGCTTCATTCATCTTTTGCCGTATTTCTTCTGGTAGCCTTGAGCCTCCAAGACGCGTTTCCGAATCTTGTGCATTAATTAAGGTTGGTATTCCCAACTCTTCATAAATATTCATTACATCACCTAATTAATCTTTCAATTTTCACATCTAACCATCTTTATGATTAATTTTCTCTACTTAACGATTTGCCAGCTAGAATACCTGTTGTTTTTTCATTTCTTACAGCAACTTTTCCATTTACTAAAACATAGCTTATTCCTATCGGAGCACTTCTTGGCATTTTATATGTGGCAGTATCCGTAACTCTGTTTTTATCAAAAATTACAATATCTGCCGCATTTCCCACTTCTATTGAGCCCCTTTTCTTTAAGCCAAATCTATCCGCTGGTACCTTTGTCATCCGATTTATTAATTTTTCTAAACTAAATCCATTCTCTCTAGCTAAACGAAGTAATTTGGGAAAAGTACCAAATGCTCTTGGGTGTGGACTTTCACCTAATGGGATACTATCGGAACCTACCATATAATACGGTCTTGACAGTAATTCCAAGCAATCCTTGTCTATCCTATCCCATGTCTTTGCATCTTCAAATGGCGGATGGGCTTTAAAACCAATTTCCAGCTCTTCCTCTATTAATAAATCACAAATCATGTCAGGTATAGATTTTTTTCTATCCATTGCAACTTGCCCAAATGTCATGCCGATATATTGGACATTATATTTCAAATGTGTAAAATACCCATCACATTTCACTACATTTTCTTCTATCCCTTTAATAATATACTCTCGCAAATTTTTGTCTCGTAGTCTTTCTAATGTTTTATTGTATCCATCCACTACAGCCCATGGCGGCAAAAATACAACGGCATATCCACTACCATTACTATAAGGATACAGTTCTAAACTTACATCCACTCCTGATTGATAAGCTTTATCTATACTGTCCATTAATTCATTTACTTTACCTGCATTTTTAGGTCTAGTACTAAAATGTGAAAAATGAACTTTTGCACCCGATCTTTTCGCAATTTCAATTGTCTCTTCTACCGGGTCAATATAACCTTTACCAAACACAGTTCTAATGTGAGTAACAAACACACTATTATTAGCTTCTACTACTTTGCAAAGTTCAACAAGCTCATCCGTATCTGAATAAGAACATGGATAATAACTTAATCCCGTAGATAATGCTACTGCACCTTCTTTTAATCCTTTATCAAGTATCATTTTTGCTTTTTCCAAATTTTTACCGTCTAATAATACATCTTTCATACCCACTGTCTCTAACCGAAGTGGTCCATGTGGTATTTGATAAGCTGTATTTACTGCTACATTACCATTAAATTTCATTCTATATTCTAAAACCGATGACCAATTGTAGTTTATATCAGGTGGATTTCCATTCAATCCAGCCAGATACTTCACATACATTGATAAATTTTCTTTTCCTAAAGGTGCATATGATAAACCATCTTGCCCAATAATTTCTGTTGTAATTCCTTGATACAGCGCACTAGAATGTTGACGATTAAAAAGCAACATTAAATCTGAATGAGTATGCGTATCTATAAATCCTGGAGCAATTATTTGTCCTTGTGCATCAATTATTTCTTTTGCATTCACATCTAATTCTGAACTGCCAATTTTTATTATCTTCCCTTTATCTATTACTATATTAGCTTTATATCTTGTGTTTTCTAAACCATCAATTAAAATACCGTTTTTTATTAAAACATCAACACTCAAGTTTTTCACTCCTTGATTCATGGTTTGCTCTAATTTTTTTATTCACTAACATCAAAGGTTCTTTCTAAAGTTCTAAGTTCCAGTCAGAAAAGACATCACCTACTTGTGAAAGAATGAAAATTTCATTTAAATTTATTCCTCCCTCATTAAAAAATCACCAAAACAAAACTCAGGTTTCATCTGATGAACTCATGGTATCATTTTCGAAAAAATAGCGCAAGTATTTTCTGAAATATTTAAAGATTTAATTTCCTGACTATAAATTTTTATAGAATTATATTTAGACAACACAAAAAATTATTAACCACTTGATAAAGGAAAGAATTTAAATGTTACCTTCAGTGATTAATTAATATTATTTGATATAAGAGAGTCTAATTTATAGGTTGATGGCATCTTAGATTAAAGAGGATTAATAGTAAACAAGTATTTATAGGATTAGGGTTGGTTTTGAAAATAATGTATTAGTTACATTAAGAAGAGGTTACCGAAGAATAGAAAGTAATTTGAACTATGAATTTAAGCTTTAAATTTTAAAGAGGCGGTAGAGGATTACAGGTCTTAATTCAAAAATTAATGTACTTTTAAATTTTTCTACAAAACGATATGCTACACCCTTATCGGTGTAGTATCAAAATCCACAATTCTGTTAAGGAAATTTTGATACTCACCTTAAGAATAGATAAATGCACAGAGCAGCATTCTAGAAAATGTGTTATTTATCAAACCCTAACTTTCGTGAAATACTTTGAGCACTACTTACCACTTCGTTTGTCATTTCATTGAATTGTTCATTTGATAAACGATGAACTGCACCCGAAATGCTGATTGCCGCTTCAATATTTCCGAACATATCAAAAATAGGTGCAGCTATACATCTTGCTCCTATTGCTATTTCTTCATTATCCAGGGCATACCCTTTTTCTCTTACAAACTCAAGCTCTTTATTAAACTCTGTTTTGTTAGTAATCGTATTAGGAGTTATTTTTTTGAATTCTATCTCTTGTAGTAGCTCATTCAGTTGTTCATTTGGCAAATACGCAGCTAACGTTTTACCAATAGCAGTAGCATGAATTGGAGATTTCGATCCTAATGCTTCAGTAAATTTCAGTTGATGTTCACCTTCAAATACAGCAACATATAATATCTCATTACCATCAAGGACACCGAGATTTACAGATTCACCTGTTTTAGAAACTAATTTTTGCATTTCAGCGTTGGCAACACTAATCAAAGTGTTTTTTTCTAATAAATTCTTAGTAAGTTCAAGCATTTTCAAACCTAAACAGTATTTACCATCTTCTTTTTCTCTCGTAATATAACCGCGTTTTTCGAATGTAGTTATCATTCGATATATTGAAGATTTTGGCTGATCTAACTGTTCCACTAGCTCTAAAAGATTAAAAGATTTTTCTGATAATATTTCTAATAAATCCAAAGCTTTATCAATGGAGTTAATAGTATAGCGATTAGAATTTTTCTGTGTTTCACTCATTTTTTATCACCTAATTCTTTCTAAAAATATTTGGTTTCACTCAGTGAATATATAGTATCAATTTGAAAAATATATGTAAACTGATTTTCTGAGTTTTAAAAGGAGATTATAAATTTATCAAGAACTGAAATAGACTTGAATGATCATAAAATATTTATAAATCTCCGGACTATCATGAACACTATTATCACAATAAATACGATTCTCATTTTCCTATTTTTTTATTGATATATTCAATTTTAAAATCCATAAAATAATAAACTCCAAAATATATTGACAAATGCACAAAATAATCATATAATAATTTTTGTTGCTACAAGTTGCGGGTGTAGTTTAGTGGTAAAACTACAGCCTTCCAAGCTGTTGTCGTGGGTTCGATTCCCATCACCCGCTCCATATTATTTTTTTGTCTCAGTAGCTCAGTAGGATAGAGCAACAGCCTTCTAAGCTGTGGGTCGGGGGTTCGAATCCTCCCTGGGACGCTTCTAAGTGATAAAGTCCGTCATACCAACGTTTAACTGTCGAAGTTACATCCGTTGATATAGACGGTATTTTTGTGTTATTAATCTTTTTATGAACGGGGCTTTCGGACTCGATCATTCATGGCCGTTGGACTTAAATGGTTGTATAATATTGGCTGTACAATAAAATAACCTCCCAAACGTTATAGTTTTATTCTACTAATAAAAAATTAACTGCGAAGTAAGGGCCGTACGCTCTCACTTACACAGTTAATATTACACTCAAAAAAACATCTCACTTATGAGATGTTTTCCTTTTATATTTTTCGTTATTTAATTACTTCATCAATCGAAAATGTCACCAATTCTGTCTAGGAAATTCTTTTTTCTCTTTTTCTTATGATAGTACTTTGAATCGTCTTTTCTATAGTAATCGTCTTTATAGCGTTCTCTATGCCAATCGTTAAAGTCGTCACGGATTTCTCTCATACCACCCATTAACTTATCTAATTCTCCGCGATCTAACCATACCCCTTTACACTGAGGGCAAACATCTATTGTTACTCCTTCTTTATCTACTTCTCTCATTCTAATATCATCACATACTGGACAATTCAATTCAACTACCTCCTTTTCTGTATTTTATATTTATAAAACAGGTGGAGTCAAATATA contains the following coding sequences:
- a CDS encoding amidohydrolase family protein, encoding MSVDVLIKNGILIDGLENTRYKANIVIDKGKIIKIGSSELDVNAKEIIDAQGQIIAPGFIDTHTHSDLMLLFNRQHSSALYQGITTEIIGQDGLSYAPLGKENLSMYVKYLAGLNGNPPDINYNWSSVLEYRMKFNGNVAVNTAYQIPHGPLRLETVGMKDVLLDGKNLEKAKMILDKGLKEGAVALSTGLSYYPCSYSDTDELVELCKVVEANNSVFVTHIRTVFGKGYIDPVEETIEIAKRSGAKVHFSHFSTRPKNAGKVNELMDSIDKAYQSGVDVSLELYPYSNGSGYAVVFLPPWAVVDGYNKTLERLRDKNLREYIIKGIEENVVKCDGYFTHLKYNVQYIGMTFGQVAMDRKKSIPDMICDLLIEEELEIGFKAHPPFEDAKTWDRIDKDCLELLSRPYYMVGSDSIPLGESPHPRAFGTFPKLLRLARENGFSLEKLINRMTKVPADRFGLKKRGSIEVGNAADIVIFDKNRVTDTATYKMPRSAPIGISYVLVNGKVAVRNEKTTGILAGKSLSREN
- a CDS encoding creatininase family protein, translated to MDVRLSKMTTFEAKNALEEVKVGIIPIGSTEQHGRNMTLETDLRLAEEVAKLISEKMRPDLIVLPSIPVGISYHHMNFPGSMTISPATLQLVIVDYIKSMQRHGLNSFILLNGHGGNQPTLSSVVNVIRYEFKVKISSLLYLNLISNETRNQVTSERYGHACEMETSIGLFLDPTTVRESELEAGELKEYPIQFTEHERGNRRVEMPYFWEELSSNGAFGDATKASREFGYQMIEEVLNNLEIFIKDFINYKV
- a CDS encoding IclR family transcriptional regulator, producing MSETQKNSNRYTINSIDKALDLLEILSEKSFNLLELVEQLDQPKSSIYRMITTFEKRGYITREKEDGKYCLGLKMLELTKNLLEKNTLISVANAEMQKLVSKTGESVNLGVLDGNEILYVAVFEGEHQLKFTEALGSKSPIHATAIGKTLAAYLPNEQLNELLQEIEFKKITPNTITNKTEFNKELEFVREKGYALDNEEIAIGARCIAAPIFDMFGNIEAAISISGAVHRLSNEQFNEMTNEVVSSAQSISRKLGFDK
- a CDS encoding zf-TFIIB domain-containing protein, whose translation is MNCPVCDDIRMREVDKEGVTIDVCPQCKGVWLDRGELDKLMGGMREIRDDFNDWHRERYKDDYYRKDDSKYYHKKKRKKNFLDRIGDIFD